The following proteins are encoded in a genomic region of Candidatus Methylospira mobilis:
- a CDS encoding DUF494 family protein yields MKENVFDVLIYLFENYMDEEMDASPDVDVIRTELLEAGFPQHEVNRAFDWLESLSEQRPITTASLPAFRIFSDMECAKLDTECRGLLIFLEQTGILTPASRELVIDRVMVLNEASISLENLKWVVLMVLFSQPDEEIAFARMETLVYEALPEFLH; encoded by the coding sequence ATGAAAGAAAATGTTTTTGACGTTCTGATCTACCTCTTCGAAAATTATATGGACGAAGAAATGGACGCTTCGCCCGATGTGGACGTAATCAGGACGGAATTGCTCGAAGCCGGATTTCCCCAGCACGAAGTAAACCGCGCCTTCGACTGGCTGGAATCCCTGTCCGAGCAAAGGCCGATTACCACGGCATCCCTTCCTGCTTTCCGGATTTTTTCCGATATGGAATGCGCAAAACTGGATACGGAATGCCGGGGATTGCTGATTTTTCTGGAACAGACAGGTATCTTGACACCGGCCAGCCGAGAACTGGTAATCGACCGTGTCATGGTGCTGAACGAAGCGAGCATCTCGCTGGAAAATCTGAAATGGGTGGTGCTGATGGTTTTGTTCAGCCAGCCGGACGAGGAAATCGCCTTTGCGCGCATGGAGACACTGGTGTATGAAGCATTACCCGAATTTTTGCACTGA
- the topA gene encoding type I DNA topoisomerase codes for MSQNLVIVESPAKAKTIEKYLGKDFHVLASYGHIRDLVPKEGAVDPEHDFAMKYEVIEKNQRHVQAIAAAAKKADALYLATDPDREGEAISWHLYEILKEKKLLKDKPVHRVVFHEITKRAITEAIANPAELSIDLINAQQARRALDYLVGFKLSPLLWKKIRRGLSAGRVQSPALRMIVEREAEIAAFQTREYWTIESVSSTDGHSFKARLTYYQDEKIEQFSIVNEEQAYGIRDRLLELAQGHLVVEKVEEKERKRNPAAPFTTSTLQQEAARKLGFTTRRTMSVAQQLYEGIDLGGESVGLISYMRTDSVNLANEAVQEIRDLIAQRFGKANVPGTPRTYKTKSKNAQEAHEAIRPTSAMRAPEQVKPHLSPDQFKLYQLIWKRTVACQMIHATIGTTAVDLQCGERNILRATGSTVINPGFMAVYLEGRDDAPAGDEDESFLPALKQGQRVELLDLIAGQHFTEPPPRYTEASLVKTLEEFGIGRPSTYASIISTLQQRRYVELDNKRFVPTDVGTIVNKFLTEHFTQYVDYHFTANLEDELDAVSRGEKNWIPLLKDFWGPFQSLITEKDGSLKRADVTHEAIEEACPQCGGPLSIRLGRNGRFIGCNSYPTCKYTRNLNDDSAPAEPEVVEGRTCPLCDAQLVVKTGRYGKFIGCSGYPTCKHIEPLEKPQDTGIICPVCGKGNLTQRKSRFGKLFYSCSTYPGCTYAVWNPPLGEPCPNCRWPILTLKTTKRRGTEKVCPQKECGYATPYEGDINSAEPA; via the coding sequence ATGAGCCAGAACCTGGTCATTGTTGAATCCCCTGCGAAAGCCAAAACCATAGAAAAATATCTGGGCAAGGATTTCCATGTTTTGGCTTCCTACGGCCATATTCGCGACCTGGTGCCCAAAGAGGGTGCGGTAGACCCGGAACACGACTTTGCGATGAAGTACGAGGTCATCGAAAAAAACCAGCGCCATGTCCAGGCTATTGCTGCAGCGGCGAAAAAAGCCGACGCGCTGTATCTGGCGACCGACCCGGACCGCGAAGGCGAAGCCATTTCATGGCATTTGTACGAAATACTGAAGGAAAAAAAACTGCTCAAGGACAAACCGGTGCATCGCGTGGTTTTTCACGAAATAACCAAACGCGCAATCACCGAAGCCATTGCCAATCCCGCAGAACTTTCCATTGACCTGATCAACGCCCAGCAAGCCCGGCGTGCGCTGGATTACCTGGTCGGATTCAAACTGTCGCCGCTGCTGTGGAAGAAAATACGGCGAGGACTATCCGCCGGACGCGTACAAAGCCCCGCGCTCAGAATGATCGTGGAGCGCGAAGCGGAGATTGCCGCGTTTCAAACGCGCGAGTACTGGACCATCGAATCGGTATCCTCTACGGATGGGCACTCGTTCAAGGCGCGCCTGACTTATTATCAGGACGAAAAGATCGAGCAATTCAGTATCGTCAATGAAGAACAGGCCTACGGCATCAGAGACCGGCTGCTGGAGTTGGCTCAGGGCCATCTCGTCGTGGAAAAAGTAGAAGAAAAGGAACGCAAACGCAACCCGGCGGCGCCCTTCACCACATCCACATTGCAGCAGGAAGCCGCACGCAAACTCGGATTCACCACGCGCCGGACCATGAGCGTCGCGCAACAGCTCTATGAAGGTATCGATCTTGGCGGCGAGAGCGTCGGCCTGATCAGCTACATGCGCACCGACTCGGTCAATCTGGCCAATGAAGCGGTACAGGAAATACGCGATCTCATCGCCCAGCGCTTTGGCAAGGCCAACGTACCCGGCACGCCGCGCACTTACAAAACCAAAAGCAAAAACGCCCAGGAAGCGCACGAAGCCATCCGCCCCACATCCGCAATGCGCGCTCCGGAACAAGTCAAACCGCATCTGAGTCCGGACCAGTTCAAACTGTACCAGCTGATATGGAAACGCACAGTTGCCTGCCAGATGATACACGCCACTATCGGCACAACGGCGGTCGATCTGCAATGCGGAGAACGGAATATACTACGCGCCACCGGTTCGACCGTCATCAACCCGGGCTTCATGGCCGTCTACCTGGAAGGCAGGGACGACGCGCCCGCAGGCGATGAAGATGAAAGTTTTTTACCCGCCCTGAAGCAAGGGCAGCGTGTGGAACTGCTCGATCTGATCGCAGGACAGCATTTTACCGAACCACCACCCCGCTATACGGAAGCCAGTCTGGTCAAAACGCTTGAAGAGTTCGGCATCGGCCGTCCGTCGACCTACGCCTCCATTATTTCGACGCTGCAGCAACGGCGCTACGTCGAGCTGGACAACAAACGCTTCGTACCGACCGATGTCGGAACCATCGTCAACAAATTTCTTACCGAGCATTTTACCCAGTACGTCGATTATCACTTTACAGCCAATCTGGAAGACGAACTTGACGCGGTCTCTCGCGGCGAAAAAAACTGGATACCGCTGCTGAAAGACTTCTGGGGACCGTTCCAGTCGCTGATAACCGAAAAAGACGGCAGCCTGAAACGTGCAGATGTGACGCACGAAGCCATCGAAGAAGCTTGTCCGCAATGCGGCGGGCCACTGTCGATACGCCTTGGACGCAACGGACGCTTTATCGGCTGTAACAGCTACCCGACCTGCAAATACACCCGCAACCTTAACGACGACAGCGCCCCCGCGGAACCGGAAGTGGTGGAAGGCCGCACCTGCCCGCTATGCGACGCCCAACTGGTGGTCAAAACCGGACGTTACGGCAAGTTTATCGGCTGCAGCGGCTACCCGACCTGCAAGCACATAGAACCGCTGGAAAAACCGCAGGATACCGGCATCATCTGTCCGGTATGTGGAAAGGGCAACCTGACGCAACGCAAATCGCGTTTTGGAAAACTGTTTTATTCGTGCTCGACCTATCCCGGCTGCACTTATGCAGTGTGGAACCCCCCTCTGGGCGAACCCTGCCCCAATTGCCGCTGGCCGATACTGACGCTGAAAACCACCAAACGCAGAGGCACTGAAAAAGTCTGCCCGCAAAAGGAATGCGGCTACGCCACCCCATACGAGGGAGACATCAACAGCGCGGAACCAGCTTGA
- a CDS encoding L-threonylcarbamoyladenylate synthase, with amino-acid sequence MRLRHPIRGRHQQRGTSLTPFRSQLAVRHLRNGGILAYPTEAVYGLGCDPLNADAVERLLALKQRHYGMGLILIAAAMEQLGPYIQPLDADTDKRLQSSWPGPVTWILPAQIWVPPWLTGASHELALRVTAHPGCVALCKAFGGPLISTSANPHGSVPAKTAHRTRRYFPHADLHFFPGNIGELQYPTRIIHAQSGRSLR; translated from the coding sequence ATGCGGCTACGCCACCCCATACGAGGGAGACATCAACAGCGCGGAACCAGCTTGACGCCGTTCCGCAGCCAACTGGCCGTCCGGCATTTGCGCAACGGCGGAATTCTCGCCTACCCTACGGAAGCAGTGTATGGTCTGGGCTGCGATCCGCTCAACGCCGATGCGGTGGAGCGGCTGCTGGCCCTAAAACAACGTCATTACGGAATGGGCTTGATCCTGATCGCCGCAGCCATGGAGCAATTGGGGCCGTACATCCAGCCGCTTGACGCCGACACAGACAAACGCTTGCAATCCAGCTGGCCGGGGCCGGTTACCTGGATATTGCCGGCGCAAATCTGGGTTCCCCCCTGGTTAACCGGAGCAAGTCATGAACTGGCTCTCAGGGTAACGGCCCATCCCGGCTGCGTGGCGCTTTGCAAAGCCTTCGGCGGACCGCTGATTTCAACCAGCGCCAACCCGCACGGCTCCGTCCCGGCAAAAACGGCTCATAGGACACGAAGATACTTTCCGCATGCCGATTTGCATTTTTTTCCGGGCAATATCGGCGAGCTTCAATATCCCACGCGCATCATTCATGCGCAGAGTGGGCGAAGTTTGAGATAA
- the ispB gene encoding octaprenyl diphosphate synthase gives MTITAAPESTPTQENVLKQDFFAIQNLISPEKAATDALIIRELSSDVILINQIGHYIVNSGGKRLRPTLLLLTAKALNYTGTAHITLAAVIEFIHTATLLHDDVVDESSQRRGQDTANTIWGNSASVLVGDYLYSRAFEIMVSLGSLRIMEILSNTTTAIAEGEVLQLLNCNNPATTEQKYLEVIARKTAILFSAATQLAAVLVGAEENVVSALKEYGLRLGTAFQLVDDVLDYRADPEELGKNLGDDLAEGKPTLPLIYAIEHASEEQAAFLRNTIENGNRENFKEVHAIMEATNALSYTAIRARQEADKAIASLACLADSEFKCALISLALFSVERSY, from the coding sequence ATGACCATAACCGCTGCGCCAGAGAGTACACCGACACAGGAAAACGTCTTGAAACAGGATTTTTTCGCCATTCAAAATCTGATCAGTCCGGAAAAAGCGGCTACGGATGCGCTGATTATTCGCGAACTCAGTTCCGATGTGATACTGATCAATCAAATTGGTCACTACATCGTCAACAGCGGCGGGAAAAGGCTGCGTCCCACACTGCTGCTGCTGACGGCAAAAGCGCTCAACTATACCGGCACGGCGCATATCACGCTGGCTGCAGTCATTGAATTCATACATACCGCGACCCTGCTCCACGACGACGTGGTCGACGAATCTTCGCAGCGTAGAGGCCAGGATACCGCCAACACCATATGGGGAAACTCGGCCAGCGTACTGGTGGGCGACTACCTTTATTCGCGCGCTTTCGAGATCATGGTGAGCCTGGGCAGCCTGCGCATCATGGAAATTCTGTCCAACACCACTACCGCCATCGCCGAAGGGGAAGTACTGCAACTGCTGAACTGCAACAATCCCGCAACCACCGAGCAGAAATATCTGGAAGTCATCGCCCGTAAAACCGCCATTTTGTTCAGCGCGGCGACGCAGTTGGCGGCAGTGCTGGTCGGTGCGGAAGAAAACGTGGTATCCGCGCTCAAGGAATACGGCCTGCGCCTGGGTACCGCTTTCCAGCTGGTCGACGACGTACTGGACTATCGCGCCGACCCTGAGGAACTGGGCAAAAATCTGGGCGACGATCTGGCGGAAGGCAAACCGACGCTACCGCTGATTTATGCGATTGAACATGCATCGGAAGAACAGGCGGCATTTTTACGGAATACCATAGAAAACGGCAACCGCGAGAACTTCAAGGAAGTCCATGCCATTATGGAAGCGACGAACGCGCTCAGCTACACCGCGATTCGCGCCAGGCAGGAAGCTGACAAGGCGATTGCCTCGCTTGCCTGCCTGGCCGATTCGGAGTTCAAATGCGCCTTGATCAGTCTCGCCCTGTTTTCGGTAGAACGCAGCTACTGA
- the pyk gene encoding pyruvate kinase, which yields MTRPVFRRTKIVATLGPASESEEVIEQLLLAGTDVVRLNFSHGTADEHRLRAQRVREISAKLDRHVAILADLQGPKIRIARFRGNGKVLLQEGNPFDLDTAFSPDDGDETQVGCSYTALPTDVAVGDTLLLNDGLIELEVRAVAGTRVSCVVTVGGVLSNHKGINKLGGGLSAPALTDKDKEDLKTAVSIGADYLAISFPRSRDDVLEARKLLQEQGSDMAIVSKIERAEAVRHGVIEGIIDASDVIMVARGDLGVEIGDALLPHEQKRLIRLARMQNKAVITATQMMESMIENPQPTRAEVSDVANAVIDGTDAVMLSAETASGKFPVRAVAAMSRVCLAAEQYPRARQSSHRVDQVFGRIDEAIAMSAMYIANHFPVSAIGALTETGSTPLWMSRISSGIPIFAFTRNLKTCRRVTLLRGVYPISYDPRGETDHAVINKSIAEEFLRRHLVTLNDMVILTKGDLAGHIGGTNALKISRISDILAVCYSRSSDAQ from the coding sequence ATGACGCGTCCGGTTTTTCGCCGCACCAAAATCGTCGCCACTTTAGGCCCCGCTTCTGAAAGCGAGGAAGTGATAGAGCAACTGCTGTTGGCCGGTACTGACGTAGTCAGACTTAATTTTTCACATGGCACGGCAGACGAACATCGCCTACGCGCGCAGCGCGTACGAGAAATTTCGGCGAAACTGGATCGCCATGTCGCGATCCTGGCCGATCTGCAGGGACCCAAAATCAGGATTGCCCGTTTCCGTGGCAACGGCAAGGTTCTGTTGCAGGAAGGGAATCCATTTGATCTGGATACCGCATTTTCGCCCGATGACGGCGATGAAACGCAGGTCGGATGCTCCTATACGGCATTGCCGACCGATGTGGCGGTGGGTGATACCCTGCTGTTAAACGATGGGCTTATCGAGCTCGAAGTGCGCGCGGTCGCAGGCACCCGGGTGAGTTGCGTTGTCACGGTTGGCGGGGTATTGTCCAACCACAAGGGCATCAACAAACTGGGCGGCGGCCTTTCCGCGCCGGCCCTGACCGATAAGGACAAGGAGGATCTGAAAACCGCCGTCAGCATCGGCGCCGATTATCTGGCGATCTCGTTTCCGCGCTCGCGCGATGATGTACTGGAAGCCCGCAAGCTGCTGCAGGAGCAGGGCAGCGATATGGCGATCGTTTCCAAGATCGAGCGCGCCGAAGCGGTGCGGCATGGCGTGATCGAGGGAATTATCGACGCTTCCGACGTCATCATGGTGGCGCGCGGCGATCTGGGCGTGGAAATCGGCGACGCCTTGTTGCCGCATGAGCAAAAACGCCTGATTCGTCTGGCGCGCATGCAGAACAAGGCGGTGATCACGGCGACGCAGATGATGGAATCGATGATCGAAAACCCTCAGCCGACACGCGCCGAAGTGTCCGATGTAGCCAATGCGGTAATCGATGGAACCGATGCGGTCATGTTGTCCGCGGAAACCGCGTCCGGCAAGTTTCCGGTGCGCGCGGTGGCGGCGATGTCGCGGGTTTGTCTGGCCGCGGAGCAATATCCGCGCGCGCGGCAGTCGAGCCATCGCGTTGATCAGGTCTTCGGCCGCATAGACGAGGCGATTGCGATGTCGGCGATGTATATCGCCAATCATTTTCCCGTCAGTGCTATCGGCGCGTTGACTGAGACCGGTTCGACTCCGTTGTGGATGTCTCGCATCAGTTCCGGCATCCCGATTTTTGCGTTCACCCGCAACCTGAAAACCTGCCGGCGAGTGACGCTGTTACGCGGCGTATACCCGATCAGTTACGATCCGCGCGGCGAAACGGATCATGCTGTGATTAACAAGTCGATTGCCGAAGAGTTTCTGCGCCGGCATCTGGTTACCCTGAACGACATGGTGATCTTGACCAAGGGCGATCTGGCCGGCCATATCGGCGGCACCAACGCGCTTAAAATCAGCCGCATCAGCGATATTCTGGCGGTATGTTACTCTCGTTCTTCGGACGCTCAGTAG
- the gap gene encoding type I glyceraldehyde-3-phosphate dehydrogenase, which produces MTIKIAINGYGRIGRNVLRAVYEYGRKDVSIVAINDLGDANINAHLTRHDTVHGPFSGTVEIDGGDLVVNGDTIKVYSERDPARLPWCELGVDVVLECTGIFRTKEKCLPHIGAGAKKVIISAPADKNECDATIVFGVNHSVLKASDIVISNASCTTNCLAPLVKPLLDSIGVEHGLMTTIHSYTNDQVLTDVYHKDLYRARAAALNMIPTKTGAAQAVGLVIPELAGKMSGFAIRVPTPNVSVVDLTFVAGRATSKEEVNQILKTASEGPLEGILGYNTQPLVSSDFNHTTTSSNFDATQTIVIDNLVKVLSWYDNEWGFSNRMLDTTVALMNAK; this is translated from the coding sequence ATGACAATCAAAATTGCAATCAACGGCTATGGGCGTATCGGACGCAATGTATTGCGCGCGGTGTACGAATATGGGCGCAAGGATGTCAGTATTGTAGCCATCAACGACCTGGGCGATGCCAACATCAACGCGCATCTGACGCGGCACGATACCGTGCACGGTCCTTTTTCCGGTACTGTCGAAATAGACGGCGGCGATCTGGTTGTCAATGGCGATACAATCAAGGTGTACTCCGAACGCGATCCGGCGCGCCTGCCCTGGTGCGAACTCGGCGTGGATGTCGTGCTCGAGTGTACCGGTATTTTCAGAACCAAGGAAAAGTGTTTGCCGCATATAGGGGCAGGCGCCAAAAAAGTGATTATTTCAGCGCCGGCGGATAAAAACGAATGCGATGCGACCATCGTATTCGGCGTCAATCATTCGGTGCTGAAAGCGTCGGATATCGTGATTTCCAATGCTTCGTGCACCACGAACTGTCTGGCCCCGCTGGTGAAGCCGTTGCTCGACAGTATCGGCGTCGAGCACGGGTTGATGACCACCATCCACTCCTACACCAACGATCAGGTGCTGACCGATGTTTACCACAAGGATCTTTACCGCGCGCGCGCGGCGGCCTTGAATATGATTCCTACCAAAACCGGCGCGGCTCAGGCGGTAGGTCTGGTGATTCCCGAATTGGCCGGGAAAATGTCCGGTTTCGCGATACGCGTGCCTACCCCTAACGTTTCCGTGGTTGATCTGACTTTCGTCGCCGGACGAGCAACCAGCAAGGAAGAAGTCAATCAGATTCTGAAAACCGCGTCGGAAGGCCCTCTTGAGGGGATACTGGGTTACAACACGCAGCCGCTGGTATCCAGCGATTTCAATCACACGACTACTTCATCCAATTTCGACGCGACGCAGACCATCGTGATCGATAATCTGGTCAAGGTATTGAGCTGGTACGACAACGAATGGGGGTTTTCCAACCGTATGCTCGATACCACGGTTGCATTGATGAACGCGAAGTAA
- a CDS encoding NAD(P)H-dependent oxidoreductase subunit E, with protein MGTDTMHVEIIRNTLARHRAEPTRLLQILRDVQDHFHQIPSFAMPVIAEETGVPIAQVRGVTEFYSFLSTAKQGRFHLLVSDSISDHLLGSRDIAAYLSQKLGVAIGQTRPDERVSVDYTSCTGLCDQGPAGLVNGHWIPHLTHARIDRIADLIERDIALSEWPEELFLVDDNIHKHGLLLNSELPLGAALRKGLQQGADATLAAIEKSGLRGRGGAGFPTAGKWRFCRQEAGEHIVVCNADEGEPGTFKDRVLLNQYAHGVFEGMTICAATIGANKGFLYLRGEYRHLRPQLEAILNTRREQQLLGADIVGQAGFDFDIEIHLGAGAYICGEESALIESLEGKRGVPRNRPPYPVTSGYLGKPTVVNNVETFLAAALITLHGGEWFAVHGTGKSCGTKILSICGDCANPGIYEYPFGVTIREILQDCGAENTQGIQVGGPSGTFIGANEFNRTLAFEDLATGGSFIVFDQTRNVLEIARNFTHFFAHESCGFCTPCRVGTSLLRNLLDKICDGHGTAGDMLELSRLATQIKHASHCGLGQTASNPVLSTLERFPEIYQAHLKTTTFEPGFNLDKALETSRRLTGRDDAQAHLETEGM; from the coding sequence ATGGGAACCGATACTATGCATGTGGAAATCATACGCAACACCCTGGCGCGTCACCGCGCCGAACCTACGCGCTTGCTGCAAATCCTGCGCGATGTGCAAGATCATTTTCACCAGATCCCCTCCTTCGCAATGCCGGTCATAGCCGAAGAAACCGGCGTGCCGATCGCACAGGTACGGGGTGTAACCGAGTTCTACAGTTTTTTATCGACTGCAAAACAAGGCCGGTTTCACCTGCTGGTCAGCGACTCCATCAGCGATCACCTGCTCGGCAGCCGGGATATCGCAGCCTATTTGAGCCAAAAGCTCGGCGTGGCGATCGGTCAGACTCGCCCGGACGAACGCGTCAGTGTCGATTACACTTCCTGTACCGGATTATGCGATCAAGGCCCCGCCGGACTGGTTAACGGGCATTGGATACCGCACCTTACCCATGCGCGTATCGACCGGATCGCCGATCTGATCGAACGCGACATTGCATTATCCGAGTGGCCGGAAGAACTGTTTCTGGTCGATGACAACATACACAAACACGGCTTGCTTTTAAATTCGGAATTGCCGCTGGGCGCGGCGCTCAGAAAAGGCTTGCAGCAAGGCGCTGACGCCACGCTGGCGGCTATCGAAAAATCCGGTTTGCGCGGTCGCGGCGGCGCGGGCTTCCCGACTGCCGGTAAATGGCGCTTCTGCCGCCAGGAAGCGGGCGAGCACATCGTGGTATGTAACGCCGACGAAGGCGAACCGGGTACGTTCAAGGATCGTGTCCTGCTCAACCAGTACGCGCACGGCGTATTCGAAGGCATGACGATATGCGCCGCCACCATCGGCGCAAACAAGGGGTTTCTCTACCTGCGCGGTGAATACCGGCATCTGCGCCCGCAACTTGAAGCCATCCTCAATACGCGAAGGGAGCAGCAGTTATTAGGCGCGGATATTGTCGGGCAGGCGGGGTTCGATTTTGACATCGAAATTCATCTCGGCGCGGGCGCCTACATCTGCGGCGAAGAATCGGCACTGATCGAATCCCTGGAAGGCAAGCGCGGCGTGCCGCGCAACCGTCCACCCTACCCGGTTACCAGCGGCTATCTCGGCAAACCCACCGTGGTCAACAATGTCGAAACTTTTCTTGCTGCCGCACTGATTACCCTGCATGGCGGGGAATGGTTTGCCGTCCACGGCACAGGGAAATCATGCGGCACCAAGATACTCAGCATTTGCGGAGATTGCGCGAATCCGGGCATTTACGAATATCCTTTCGGCGTCACCATCCGCGAGATACTGCAGGACTGCGGCGCTGAAAACACTCAGGGCATCCAGGTTGGCGGCCCCTCAGGAACATTCATCGGCGCTAATGAATTCAACCGCACCCTGGCGTTCGAAGACCTTGCCACAGGCGGCTCGTTCATCGTGTTCGATCAAACGCGAAACGTACTGGAAATCGCGCGCAATTTCACGCATTTCTTTGCCCATGAAAGTTGCGGTTTCTGCACGCCATGCCGGGTAGGCACTTCCCTGCTCAGAAACCTGCTCGACAAGATTTGCGACGGACACGGCACGGCCGGGGACATGCTCGAACTGTCGCGGCTTGCCACGCAAATCAAGCACGCCAGCCACTGCGGTCTGGGACAAACCGCATCCAACCCGGTACTCAGCACCCTGGAGCGCTTTCCGGAAATCTATCAGGCTCACCTGAAAACTACAACTTTCGAACCCGGCTTCAATCTCGACAAGGCTTTGGAAACTTCCCGGCGTCTTACCGGACGCGACGATGCACAGGCGCACTTGGAAACGGAGGGCATGTGA
- a CDS encoding 2Fe-2S iron-sulfur cluster-binding protein: MFNLDGQVIPFQEGDTIMDAAMRAGVYIPHLCHDPEFTPHGSCKLCTVKVNGRNCSACTFPAAANQTVFNNSEELNEIRLTLTQMLFVEGNHFCPSCEKSGNCQLQGVGYELGMLDTHFPLFYPQRQMDASHPDILLDRDRCILCSLCVRASRDVDGKNVFAISGRGIHSELVVNAESGLLEDTDLSADDRAAHICPVGAIIVKRHGFEAPIGERLFDHQTVGEWSLDQFDTGEQAWQRD, translated from the coding sequence ATGTTTAATCTGGATGGGCAAGTCATCCCATTCCAGGAAGGCGACACCATTATGGACGCAGCGATGCGCGCCGGCGTCTATATTCCGCACCTGTGCCACGACCCGGAATTTACCCCGCACGGAAGCTGCAAGCTGTGCACCGTCAAGGTCAACGGGCGCAACTGTTCGGCCTGCACCTTCCCGGCAGCGGCCAACCAGACAGTATTCAATAATTCCGAAGAGCTGAACGAGATACGGCTGACCCTGACCCAGATGCTGTTCGTGGAAGGCAACCACTTCTGCCCGAGCTGCGAAAAAAGCGGCAACTGCCAGCTGCAGGGCGTCGGTTACGAGCTGGGCATGCTCGATACCCATTTCCCGCTGTTTTACCCGCAAAGACAGATGGACGCGTCGCACCCGGACATACTGCTCGATCGCGATCGCTGCATACTGTGCTCGCTATGCGTGCGCGCCAGCCGCGATGTCGACGGTAAGAATGTGTTCGCTATTTCCGGGCGCGGCATCCATTCGGAACTGGTGGTCAACGCGGAATCCGGCCTGCTGGAAGACACCGACCTGAGCGCAGATGACCGTGCAGCCCATATCTGTCCGGTCGGCGCGATCATAGTCAAACGCCACGGCTTCGAAGCGCCGATAGGCGAGCGGCTGTTCGACCACCAGACCGTCGGCGAATGGAGTCTCGATCAATTTGACACGGGAGAGCAGGCATGGCAACGCGACTAA
- a CDS encoding NADH-quinone oxidoreductase subunit B family protein translates to MATRLKVATTSLAGCFGCHMSFLDIDERILQLAEIADFDRSPLTDIKHCSESVDIGLIEGGLCNAENVHTLREFRKSCRILVAVGACAINGGLPAMRNHIKLEDCLNEAYLDGYNTLNPQIPNDVELPLLLNKVHPIHEVVKVDYFLPGCPPSADTFWKFLTDLASGNEPSLPYDLIHYD, encoded by the coding sequence ATGGCAACGCGACTAAAAGTAGCAACCACCTCATTGGCCGGCTGTTTCGGCTGCCACATGTCTTTTCTTGATATCGACGAACGCATCCTGCAACTGGCGGAAATCGCCGATTTTGACAGATCGCCGCTGACCGACATAAAACACTGCAGCGAAAGCGTCGATATCGGACTGATCGAAGGCGGGCTATGCAACGCGGAGAACGTGCATACCTTGCGTGAATTCCGCAAATCCTGCCGCATTCTGGTTGCGGTAGGAGCCTGCGCGATTAACGGCGGACTTCCGGCCATGCGCAATCATATCAAGCTTGAAGACTGCCTGAACGAGGCCTATCTCGACGGTTACAACACCCTCAATCCGCAAATCCCCAACGATGTGGAATTGCCGCTGCTGCTCAACAAGGTTCACCCGATCCACGAAGTGGTCAAGGTCGATTACTTTCTGCCGGGCTGTCCACCGTCGGCCGACACTTTCTGGAAGTTTCTGACCGATCTGGCGTCAGGCAATGAACCCAGTCTGCCTTATGATCTGATTCATTACGATTAA
- the moaD gene encoding molybdopterin converting factor subunit 1, translating to MPIRVRYFASLREQLGRPEETLVADGIATVHDVWKCVNQGEAMADNILAAVNMDYAKPDSPVKDGDEVAFFPPVTGG from the coding sequence ATGCCGATCAGAGTCCGTTACTTTGCCAGCCTGCGCGAGCAACTCGGGCGTCCGGAAGAAACACTGGTGGCGGACGGCATAGCCACGGTTCATGACGTCTGGAAGTGCGTCAATCAGGGGGAGGCCATGGCCGATAACATCCTTGCCGCAGTCAACATGGATTATGCAAAACCCGACTCGCCGGTTAAAGATGGCGATGAAGTGGCTTTTTTTCCTCCGGTCACCGGCGGCTGA
- a CDS encoding molybdenum cofactor biosynthesis protein MoaE produces MAVRISAMPFEPLLELAAAQSGIPELKGKAGASAIFIGAMRDFNDNDDVQAMTLEHYPGMTERQIETIIDETRRQWPIIDALVIHRVGYVLPGDALVLVAVWSAHRSVAFDACRHILEALKSSAPFWKKEVLANDSERWVEHNTPF; encoded by the coding sequence ATGGCAGTCCGTATCAGCGCTATGCCGTTCGAACCGCTGCTGGAGCTGGCGGCGGCGCAAAGCGGCATTCCTGAATTAAAGGGAAAAGCGGGCGCAAGCGCCATTTTCATCGGCGCCATGCGCGACTTCAACGACAACGACGATGTACAGGCGATGACACTGGAGCATTACCCCGGCATGACCGAACGCCAGATCGAAACAATCATTGATGAAACCCGTCGGCAATGGCCGATAATTGATGCGTTGGTGATTCATCGTGTCGGCTATGTACTGCCAGGTGATGCGCTGGTGCTGGTTGCGGTCTGGTCCGCGCATCGCTCTGTCGCTTTCGACGCTTGCCGCCATATTCTTGAAGCGCTGAAAAGCAGCGCGCCGTTCTGGAAAAAAGAAGTGCTGGCCAACGACAGCGAGCGTTGGGTTGAGCACAACACTCCCTTTTAG